A region of the Oceanihabitans sp. IOP_32 genome:
AATCACCTTCTGCAAAATGATCTACAGTGATAGCATCACCTAACTTGTACTCCTCATCAAAACCTTTAAATTCAACGATTTTGCGTTTTACAGAAGTTCCCGCTTTTTTAGCATGACCTAAGGCCGCTTTTGTTGCGCTTTTTTCTGTCGCGTCATCGAAACCTAATTGAACAGCTTTATAGCCGTCAACCTCTTCAGTTCTGACTTGGGTAACGATACATGGTCCAGCTTCGATTACTGTACATGGTATATTCTTACCATTTTCGTCGAAAATGCTGGTCATACCGATTTTTTTTCCAATTAACCCAGACATATTTATTATTTATTAATTATTACTATGGTGTTGATACCCTATCAACTTTTATAATTCGCTATAAACATTCAAGGCCGAAAATACGTTTCAGCCTTGAATTGTATTTTTACCGTTTTTCCTTCGCTCGCAGCTCAGGACATGTTAGTTTATTACTAAACTTTTATCTCTACTTCAACCCCACTTGGTAATTCAAGCTTCATCAAGGCATCAATTGTTTTTGATGACGACGAGTAGATATCAAGTAAACGCTTGTAAGAGCTTAATTGAAATTGTTCTCTAGCCTTTTTATTAACGTGTGGTGAACGTAATACAGTGAAAATTTTCTTGTGCGTTGGTAATGGAATTGGTCCCGTTACAACAGCTCCTGTACTTTTTACTGTTTTTACAATCTTATCAGCAGATTTGTCTACTAAGCTGTGATCGTAAGACTTTAACTTTATTCTGATTTTTTGACTCATTTTTCTTAAAATTTACGATTCAACGCCTTTAGCTGCATTTATAACTTCCTCTGCAATGTTAGAAGGTGTTTCAGCATAATGTGAGAATTCCATTGTTGATGTTGCACGACCAGATGACAAAGTTCGTAATGTAGTTACATAACCAAACATTTCTGATAATGGTACGGTAGCCTTCACTGTTTTAGCTCCTGCTCTGTCACCCATATCACTCACCTGTCCACGTCTACGGTTTAAATCTCCTACAATGTCACCCATGTTTTCTTCAGGAGTAATTACCTCAAGTTTCATAATAGGTTCCATGATTACAGCTTTTGCAGCTTTTGCAGAATTTCTAAATCCAAGTTTAGCCGCTAATTCGAATGATAACTGATCTGAATCCACATCGTGGTAAGATCCATCTTTCAAGGTCACTTTCATAGCATCTACCTCATAACCTGCAAGTGGTCCATTAACCATAGCCATTTTAAATCCTTTTTCAATTGAAGGGATAAATTCTTTTGGAACGTTACCACCTTTAATTTCAGATATAAATTGCAATCCAGTTACACCTTCATCAGCAGGCTCAATAGTAAACACAATATCAGCAAACTTACCTCGACCACCAGATTGTTTCTTGTAAACTTCTCTATGATCGGCTGCTTGTGTAATAGCTTCTTTATACTCAACTTGTGGTTGCCCTTGATTTACTTCAACCTTAAACTCTCGCTTTAAACGGTCTACAATAATATCTAAGTGCAGCTCACCCATTCCAGAAATAATAGTCTGTCCTGATGCTTCGTCTGTTCTTGCAGTAAATGTAGGATCTTCTTCAGAAAGCTTAGATAAAGCCATTCCCAATTTATCTACATCTGCCTTAGTCTTAGGTTCAACAGCGATACCAATTACTGGATCTGGAAAATCCATAGACTCTAAAACAATAGGATGTTTTTCATCAGACATAGTATCACCAGTCTTAATGTCTTTAAATCCTACCGCTGCTCCAATATCACCTGCTTCGATAAAATCAATAGCATTTTGTTTATTTGAATGCATTTGATAAATACGTGAGATACGCTCTTTCTTACCTGAACGATTGTTCAAGATGTAAGAACCTGCATCTAAACGACCAGAATAGGCTCTAAAGAATGCTAAACGACCTACAAAAGGATCGGTTGCAATTTTAAAGGCAAGTGCTGCAAAAGGATCCTGAACACTAGGCTTACGTATTTCCTCTTCGCCTGTTACCGGATTTGTTCCTACGATACTTTCTCTATCCATTGGAGATGGTAAGTAACGACAAACAGCATCTAATAAAAACTGCACACCTTTATTCTTGAATGAAGAACCACACACCATTGGTATAATGGCCATATCCATAACAGCAGCTCTTAATGCAGCGTGCACCTCGTCTTCTGTGATAGAATCTTCATCTTCCATGAATTTTTCTAGCAAGTTCTCGTCGTAACTAGCAACTTCCTCTATTAATAAAGCACGGTATTGACGCACTTCTTCTTTCATTTCTTCAGGAATTGGCACCACATCGAAAGTAGAACCATAATTTTCATCATGCCATACAATCGCTCTATTCTTAACTAAATCTACAATACCTTTAAATCCATCTTCTTCACCTATGTTAAGAACAATTGGCACTGCATTAGATTTCAACATGTCTTTAACTTGTTGACAAACCCCTAAAAAGTCTGCACCTTGACGATCCATTTTATTAACGAATCCAATTCTAGGCACTTTATAGTTATCTGCTAACCTCCAGTTCGTTTCAGACTGAGGCTCAACACCATCTACAGCACTAAATAAAAACACTAAACCATCCAGTACACGTAAAGAACGATTTACCTCTACGGTAAAATCTACGTGACCAGGAGTATCGATAATATTAAAGTGATAATCTTTAGCATCTTCAGTTGGTTGTCCATTTTCCATTGGGAATGTCCAATCACAAGTAGTCGCGGCAGAAGTAATGGTAATA
Encoded here:
- the rplC gene encoding 50S ribosomal protein L3, coding for MSGLIGKKIGMTSIFDENGKNIPCTVIEAGPCIVTQVRTEEVDGYKAVQLGFDDATEKSATKAALGHAKKAGTSVKRKIVEFKGFDEEYKLGDAITVDHFAEGDFVDIAGTSKGKGFQGVVKRHGFAGSERTHGQQSMGRAPGSVGAASYPARIFKGMKMAGRMGGETVKVQNLRVLKVVAEKNLLVVKGCVPGHKNAYVIIRK
- the rpsJ gene encoding 30S ribosomal protein S10; translated protein: MSQKIRIKLKSYDHSLVDKSADKIVKTVKSTGAVVTGPIPLPTHKKIFTVLRSPHVNKKAREQFQLSSYKRLLDIYSSSSKTIDALMKLELPSGVEVEIKV
- the fusA gene encoding elongation factor G yields the protein MARDLKLTRNIGIAAHIDAGKTTTTERILFYTGVNHKMGETHQGSSTMDWMEQEAERGITITSAATTCDWTFPMENGQPTEDAKDYHFNIIDTPGHVDFTVEVNRSLRVLDGLVFLFSAVDGVEPQSETNWRLADNYKVPRIGFVNKMDRQGADFLGVCQQVKDMLKSNAVPIVLNIGEEDGFKGIVDLVKNRAIVWHDENYGSTFDVVPIPEEMKEEVRQYRALLIEEVASYDENLLEKFMEDEDSITEDEVHAALRAAVMDMAIIPMVCGSSFKNKGVQFLLDAVCRYLPSPMDRESIVGTNPVTGEEEIRKPSVQDPFAALAFKIATDPFVGRLAFFRAYSGRLDAGSYILNNRSGKKERISRIYQMHSNKQNAIDFIEAGDIGAAVGFKDIKTGDTMSDEKHPIVLESMDFPDPVIGIAVEPKTKADVDKLGMALSKLSEEDPTFTARTDEASGQTIISGMGELHLDIIVDRLKREFKVEVNQGQPQVEYKEAITQAADHREVYKKQSGGRGKFADIVFTIEPADEGVTGLQFISEIKGGNVPKEFIPSIEKGFKMAMVNGPLAGYEVDAMKVTLKDGSYHDVDSDQLSFELAAKLGFRNSAKAAKAVIMEPIMKLEVITPEENMGDIVGDLNRRRGQVSDMGDRAGAKTVKATVPLSEMFGYVTTLRTLSSGRATSTMEFSHYAETPSNIAEEVINAAKGVES